The Kwoniella shivajii chromosome 7, complete sequence genome includes a region encoding these proteins:
- a CDS encoding cytosolic Fe-S cluster assembly factor NBP35 gives MIALQHPLPPPSPIPLGPTSTVLPSHVPDNAPEHCPGVESTQAGKADACEGCPNQSVCAEGPKGPDPDLPLIRERMKSVKRKILVLSGKGGVGKSTFTAGLTWALAADEECQTGIMDIDICGPSIPLLMGLSSSTVHTSSSGWSPAYALDNLAVMSIGFLLPSNSDAVIWRGPKKNGLIKQFLKDVEWGDLDYMIVDTPPGTSDEHLSIVQYLKETGIDGAVLVTTPQEVALQDVRKEIDFCRKVGIPILGLVENMSGFVCPKCKNENEIFAPTTGGAQAMGKELGIELLGKVPLDPRIGMTCDQGMSFLDEFPDSPATTAYLDIVQRIREILGDE, from the exons ATGATAGCATTACAGCATCCACTACCACCGCCTTCGCCAATACCGTTAGGGCCAACATCGACAGTTTTACCATCTCACGTCCCTGACAATGCACCAGAACACTGTCCA GGAGTGGAATCGACTCAAGCTGGAAAGGCGGATGCTTGCGAAGGATGTCCGAATCAATCTGTCTGTGCTGAAGGGCCAAAAGGGCCCGATCCGGATTTACCGTTGATCCgggaaagaatgaaatcCGTCAAGAGAAAAATACTGGTTCTGTCCGGAAAAGGTGGAGTTGGAAAGAGTACCTTCACAGCTGGATTGACATGGGCATTAGCAGCGGATGAGGAATGTCAG ACCGGTATAATGGACATCGATATCTGTGGTCCATCGATACCATTACTCATGGgcctttcatcttccaccgtacatacatcttcttccggcTGGTCTCCAGCTTATGCTCTGGACAATCTCGCTGTCATGTCGATAGGCTTCTTACTCCCATCCAATTCAGATGCTGTAATATGGAGAGggccaaagaagaatggtcTGATAAAACAATTTCTCAAAGATGTTGAATGGGGAGATTTAGATTATATGATTGTGGACACGCCACCTGGAACGTCAGATGAGCACTTGTCAATCGTTCAGTATCTCAAAGAAACAGGAATCGATGGAGCTGTATTGGTGACTACACCTCAAGAAGTAGCTCTACAGGATGttagaaaagaaatcgaTTTCTGTCGCAAGGTTGGAATTCCAATTCTAGGTTTGGTGGAGAACATGTCTGGTTTCGTCTGCCCAAAATGTAAAAACGAAAATGAGATATTCGCTCCCACGACAGGAGGAGCGCAAGCTATGGGAAAAGAACTAGGCATAGAGCTTCTAGGTAAAGTACCCCTTGATCCTAGGATAGGAATGACTTGCGATCAAGGCATGAGTTTCTTGGACGAGTTTCCTGACAGTCCAGCTACAACAGCTTATTTGGATATCGTGCAGAGAATAAGGGAGATCTTGGGAGACGAGTAG